A region of Allocoleopsis franciscana PCC 7113 DNA encodes the following proteins:
- the rpsD gene encoding 30S ribosomal protein S4 gives MSRYRGPRLRVVRRLGDLPGLTRKTPRRAYPPGQHGQARRKRSEYAIRLEEKQKLRFNYGITEKQLLRYVRKARRATGSTGQSLLQMLEMRLDNTVFRMGMAGTIPAARQLVNHGHVTVNGRVVNIPSYQCRPGEVIAVKNTERSKRLVQQNLEYPGLANLPSHLEFDKNNLTGKVNSVIDREWVALQINELLVVEFYSRKA, from the coding sequence ATGTCGCGATATCGAGGCCCGCGTCTGCGGGTTGTGCGCCGTCTAGGCGATCTACCGGGTTTGACTCGCAAAACGCCCCGCCGCGCCTACCCACCGGGTCAGCATGGTCAAGCTCGCAGAAAGCGCTCCGAATATGCGATTCGACTGGAAGAAAAGCAGAAACTCCGCTTTAACTACGGCATTACCGAAAAGCAGTTGTTACGTTACGTGCGTAAGGCACGTCGGGCAACCGGTTCAACGGGTCAATCCTTGCTGCAAATGTTGGAAATGCGGCTAGATAATACAGTCTTCCGCATGGGCATGGCGGGCACGATTCCGGCTGCTCGTCAGCTTGTGAATCATGGTCATGTGACGGTCAATGGCCGGGTCGTGAATATTCCCAGCTATCAGTGCCGTCCGGGAGAGGTGATTGCGGTCAAAAACACTGAACGCTCTAAGCGCCTAGTCCAACAAAACTTAGAATATCCGGGACTTGCCAACCTTCCCAGCCATCTAGAGTTTGACAAAAACAACCTCACCGGTAAGGTCAATAGTGTTATTGATCGTGAGTGGGTGGCTCTGCAAATTAACGAACTGCTGGTGGTTGAGTTCTACTCACGGAAAGCCTAA
- the cysE gene encoding serine O-acetyltransferase → MLLTELRTIYERDPAARNWLEVLFCYPGVQALLFHRVAHWLHNMNMPFLPRFISHLNRFFTGIEIHPGANIGKGVFIDHGMGVVIGETAIVGDGTVIYQGVTLGGTGKETGKRHPTLGRNVIVGAGAKVLGNIQIGDNVRIGAGSVVLREVPSNRTVVGIPGRIADQSREAVNFFNPEYLPDVEAQVIRVLFDRIKSLEMQIESLKAQSASYPAPQRLQRLEDSPHLLKEGDRLIEEFLDGAGI, encoded by the coding sequence ATGCTGCTCACTGAATTGCGAACAATTTATGAGCGTGACCCAGCGGCACGTAACTGGCTGGAAGTTTTATTTTGTTATCCCGGAGTACAAGCGCTTTTATTTCACCGAGTGGCACACTGGCTACACAACATGAATATGCCTTTTTTGCCTCGCTTCATTTCTCATCTCAATCGCTTTTTCACAGGAATTGAGATTCACCCCGGAGCCAACATTGGCAAGGGTGTGTTTATCGATCATGGGATGGGGGTGGTGATTGGTGAAACGGCGATTGTCGGGGATGGAACCGTCATTTATCAGGGTGTGACGCTAGGGGGGACGGGCAAGGAAACGGGAAAGCGCCATCCCACTTTAGGCAGAAATGTCATTGTGGGAGCAGGTGCCAAGGTCTTGGGCAATATCCAAATCGGCGATAATGTTCGGATTGGTGCAGGGTCTGTAGTCTTGCGAGAGGTGCCCTCTAATCGCACAGTTGTAGGAATTCCAGGTCGGATTGCTGATCAATCCAGGGAAGCTGTGAATTTTTTCAACCCTGAATACCTACCCGATGTAGAAGCGCAGGTGATTCGAGTCTTATTTGACCGGATTAAATCTTTAGAGATGCAAATTGAGAGTTTGAAGGCTCAATCGGCTTCCTATCCAGCGCCGCAAAGACTACAAAGACTAGAAGATTCCCCCCATTTATTAAAGGAGGGCGATCGCTTGATTGAAGAATTTTTAGATGGTGCTGGCATATAA